Proteins from one Suncus etruscus isolate mSunEtr1 chromosome 3, mSunEtr1.pri.cur, whole genome shotgun sequence genomic window:
- the LOC126003903 gene encoding graves disease carrier protein-like, with amino-acid sequence MAAAALAPPDPPPAAGPGAGAGAGAGPGAGPGPGAGAGAGTGGPAARRDLYWLRSFLAGGIAGCCAKTTVAPLDRVKVLLQAHNHHYKHLGVFSTLCAVPQKEGYLGLYKGNGAMMIRIFPYGAIQFMAFEHYKTFITTKLGISGHVHRLMAGSMAGMTAVICTYPLDMVRVRLAFQVKGEHTYTGIIHAFKTIHAKEGGFLGFYRGLMPTILGMAPYAGVSFFTFGTLKSVGLTHAPTLLGRPSSDNPNVLVLKTHINLLCGGVAGAIAQTISYPFDVTRRRMQLGTVLPEFEKCLTMRETMKYVYGQHGIRRGLYRGLSLNYIRCIPSQAVAFTTYELMKQFFHLN; translated from the coding sequence ATGGCGGCCGCCGCCCTGGCCCCGCCGGACCCCCCGCCCGCCGCTGGGCCCGGGGCCGGAGCCGGGGCGGGAGCAGGGCCGGGAGCAGGGCCAGGGccaggggccggggccggggctggAACCGGGGGCCCCGCCGCCCGCCGCGACCTCTACTGGCTCCGCTCCTTCCTGGCCGGAGGTATTGCCGGATGCTGTGCCAAAACAACAGTTGCTCCCTTGGATCGCGTGAAGGTTTTATTGCAAGCTCACAATCACCATTACAAACATTTAGGCGTCTTTTCCACACTGTGTGCCGTCCCCCAGAAGGAGGGCTACCTCGGCCTGTACAAAGGGAACGGGGCCATGATGATTCGCATCTTCCCCTACGGCGCCATTCAGTTCATGGCGTTTGAGCACTATAAAACGTTCATTACGACAAAATTGGGCATTTCTGGTCATGTGCACAGATTGATGGCTGGATCCATGGCAGGCATGACAGCCGTTATCTGTACCTACCCCCTTGACATGGTCCGGGTCCGGCTCGCCTTCCAGGTGAAAGGGGAGCACACGTACACGGGCATCATCCACGCCTTCAAGACCATCCACGCAAAGGAGGGCGGTTTCCTTGGCTTTTACAGAGGCCTAATGCCAACTATCCTGGGAATGGCTCCGTATGCAGGGGTTTCGTTTTTTACGTTCGGCACCTTAAAGAGCGTCGGACTTACTCATGCTCCAACCCTTCTTGGCAGACCCTCATCCGATAATCCGAATGTCTTAGTTTTGAAAACTCACATCAACTTGCTTTGTGGTGGTGTGGCCGGAGCCATAGCGCAGACAATATCCTACCCATTTGATGTCACACGTCGGCGAATGCAATTAGGAACCGTTCTTCCAGAATTCGAAAAGTGCCTTACCATGCGGGAGACCATGAAGTACGTGTACGGACAGCACGGCATCCGCAGAGGCTTATACCGGGGCCTGTCCCTGAACTACATTCGCTGCATTCCATCCCAAGCCGTGGCTTTCACGACTTACGAACTCATGAAGCAGTTTTTTCACCTGAACTGA